One Firmicutes bacterium CAG:345 genomic window carries:
- a CDS encoding toxin-antitoxin system toxin component MazF family (product inferred by homology to UniProt), with the protein MRFSSNESLKDLTFKFKKDLDKKLKNVDNNIAEEYVNWLFRKTALFEESYKKSGYSTQPDDLTRGDIIFAEFGINIGAELSDYKTHGHYCVCWAIDLGNVIVIPLSSSDTKGSFLTFDLGEIKGLGYDGVHSYLKLDAIRSISKRRISRLPNKEKGKIHLDDTTIEKIRLAIKVSFLE; encoded by the coding sequence ATGCGCTTTTCCAGCAATGAAAGTCTTAAAGATTTAACTTTCAAATTTAAAAAAGATTTAGATAAAAAACTAAAAAATGTTGACAATAATATCGCTGAAGAATATGTTAATTGGCTTTTTAGAAAAACTGCTTTATTTGAAGAGTCTTATAAAAAATCAGGATATTCCACTCAGCCAGATGATCTTACTAGAGGTGATATTATTTTTGCTGAATTCGGTATCAATATTGGTGCTGAGCTTTCAGATTATAAGACCCATGGACATTATTGTGTCTGCTGGGCTATTGATTTAGGAAATGTTATAGTTATTCCTCTTTCTAGCAGCGATACAAAAGGTTCTTTTTTAACTTTTGATTTAGGCGAAATAAAAGGATTAGGCTATGATGGTGTTCATAGTTATTTAAAGCTAGATGCTATACGTTCAATAAGCAAAAGAAGGATTTCTCGACTTCCTAATAAAGAAAAAGGAAAAATTCATCTGGATGATACTACTATTGAGAAAATTAGATTAGCAATAAAGGTATCATTTCTAGAATAG
- a CDS encoding holo-[acyl-carrier-protein] synthase (product inferred by homology to UniProt): MIGVDIIKISRAKDLHDDFPYRILSSEELDRYLSFADDEENKARFLATRWAAKEAYVKASNNRKIDFRSISVMNDENGKPTLKFNNKIIGEVSLSHDDYAIAFVLLKE, encoded by the coding sequence ATGATTGGAGTAGATATTATTAAAATTTCTCGAGCCAAAGACTTACATGATGACTTTCCTTATCGAATTTTATCATCCGAAGAACTCGATAGATATTTAAGTTTCGCAGACGATGAAGAAAATAAAGCAAGATTTTTAGCTACAAGATGGGCAGCTAAAGAAGCATATGTCAAGGCTTCCAATAATAGAAAAATTGATTTCCGTTCCATTTCTGTAATGAACGATGAAAACGGAAAACCAACTTTAAAGTTTAATAACAAGATTATTGGTGAAGTAAGCCTATCACACGATGATTATGCCATAGCTTTTGTTTTATTAAAGGAGTAA
- a CDS encoding peptidase M16 domain protein (product inferred by homology to UniProt) gives MECLTFDSLKTKLYNEFTSYGLRVICCPIEGCQETYAGIQVETGTYRHELMIDKTRIPQGTALLLKDLLFFTPKGNAKDVFKKVGAELDSFIDHSATVFYFNTKEDYKKPLDLLLTLVTNLSFKEEDVEIEKNKIFAEQKSIDTNLNKKMIKALRESLYLSSPMREDPLSNIDEVKSIHYSTLKKFFNFKYTIKNMTLFVTGNVDPKELHNILASRKFIKPTYNFESTLLENKEEYGEVSRIDNNIQSEIDNDKIGYGIKFVPRQELFEKFGDDIFICYEILNDVLSGKNNIFIKKLVEDKFLLNTDFEGKLIQGGEDTFYYALFNALDAEEAKSKLDNYLSSLKKNISKKEFQAVKSNYAKEKELLFKDAGKLFLALAECYENHFAFPAVVERVDHLSYRTFKKVLKEISNYCHTFVITHKKEN, from the coding sequence ATGGAATGTTTAACTTTCGATTCACTAAAAACAAAATTATATAATGAATTCACTTCTTATGGTTTAAGAGTTATCTGCTGCCCTATTGAAGGATGCCAAGAAACCTATGCTGGTATCCAGGTTGAAACAGGAACTTATCGCCATGAATTGATGATTGATAAAACTAGAATTCCTCAAGGAACCGCATTATTACTAAAAGATTTATTATTTTTCACCCCTAAAGGAAACGCTAAAGATGTTTTCAAAAAAGTAGGCGCTGAATTAGATTCGTTTATCGATCATAGCGCTACTGTCTTTTATTTCAATACAAAAGAAGATTATAAAAAACCTTTAGATTTACTCTTAACTTTAGTCACCAATCTTTCTTTTAAAGAAGAAGATGTTGAAATTGAAAAAAACAAAATTTTTGCTGAGCAAAAATCAATTGATACTAATTTAAATAAAAAAATGATCAAAGCTCTCCGTGAAAGTTTATACTTGAGTTCGCCTATGAGAGAAGATCCTCTTTCTAATATTGATGAAGTGAAATCCATTCATTATTCAACATTGAAAAAATTCTTTAATTTTAAATATACAATTAAAAATATGACTCTATTTGTCACTGGAAATGTTGATCCTAAAGAATTACATAATATTCTCGCTTCACGAAAATTTATCAAACCAACCTACAATTTTGAAAGTACTTTATTAGAAAATAAAGAAGAATATGGCGAAGTTAGTAGAATTGATAATAACATTCAAAGCGAAATTGATAACGATAAAATTGGTTATGGAATTAAATTTGTTCCAAGACAAGAACTATTTGAAAAATTCGGAGATGATATATTCATCTGTTATGAAATTTTAAATGATGTATTATCAGGAAAAAATAATATCTTTATAAAAAAACTTGTTGAAGATAAATTTTTATTGAATACTGACTTTGAAGGAAAACTAATTCAAGGTGGGGAAGATACATTTTATTATGCACTTTTTAATGCCTTAGATGCAGAAGAAGCTAAATCAAAATTAGATAACTATCTTTCTTCTTTAAAGAAAAATATCAGTAAAAAAGAATTTCAAGCAGTAAAAAGTAACTATGCCAAAGAAAAAGAATTATTATTTAAAGATGCTGGAAAGTTATTTTTAGCTCTCGCTGAATGCTATGAAAATCATTTTGCTTTTCCTGCTGTAGTAGAAAGAGTAGATCATCTTTCCTATCGTACATTTAAAAAAGTTTTAAAAGAAATTTCTAATTATTGTCATACATTTGTTATCACACATAAAAAGGAGAATTAA
- a CDS encoding dNA segregation ATPase (product inferred by homology to UniProt): MGQDKHQPKDNKKKFTFSNDAEKTLIGIMIFLISIIGLLNRGYVGEFLTYIMVYIFGVFYFIFFIGLAAFGLTYAIKRKGFSIKVNLYLLGGILLIFSLMIAASISMENLELTNVFTTYNHRISYISSSLFNISDLTKLGYTGGGFIGTFFTALFNTAFTSLGTHIVAIILFTSSIIILMKNPLQRLFSWSKKRKEEKRNRKSLDLEKLNEENINDNEIEVPLIKNPIEQDEKSLENYPSEYKASPFKTSSFDPKKTFNTSSNVNSSSPYSNQILQEPLVEKEEIKNDEPEEKSPINLSAHNDNPFIADEINYTDKTNIKVEEKYSNVPDVEKEEVKEKYNEPEDSYVRPSPFKTSYYKNNTQINFVSKEQPTIKKVPNPAPFEDTYKQPEVIEEEVNNEYTIPGYEDRIKPALPPSNERKYILPGVDMLSLRQDDSKNEINQTASLERAKQINQVFDNFKIHASVISYNIGPSVTRFNVRTDPGVRVNSIASLTNEIQVALCGDKSVRIETVVQGKDTSGIEVGNKETTTVNFRDCFASLNNQNADKLVIPLGQDISKNVISISIDTFPHLLVAGTTGSGKSVFIHSIIMTLIMRNYPDELRLILIDPKRVEFAKYSNIPHLYCPIITDVIKAGPCLAKLCNEMDRRFQIMEREAVVNIKEYRQAIKDKKDKEVLPNIVVIVDEYADLAQRNQKEIEPLIQRIAQKARACGIYLIIATQRPSVNVITGDIKANIPSRIALSVSTSFDSKTILDETGAETLLGKGDLLARIPTSKSLIRVQSAFVDNDEITRVTNYLRQQQKPVFNQEFLNLKAEPDENSLNDGSGNYSMEQTHEKNRADPLYPKVRDMVLSSGVASSSYLMRMFHLGYGKAASFLDTLEADGYIKTISGGRKQVIKQQDDFEE, from the coding sequence ATGGGACAAGATAAACACCAACCAAAAGACAACAAAAAAAAGTTTACATTTTCAAATGATGCTGAAAAAACATTGATTGGAATAATGATATTTTTAATTTCAATAATCGGACTTTTAAATCGCGGTTATGTCGGTGAATTTCTAACGTATATCATGGTGTATATTTTCGGTGTATTCTATTTTATTTTCTTTATAGGATTAGCCGCATTTGGACTGACATATGCAATTAAAAGAAAAGGTTTTTCTATCAAAGTAAACCTTTATCTTCTCGGCGGCATTCTTTTAATTTTTTCATTGATGATTGCTGCTTCAATTTCTATGGAAAATCTTGAACTCACCAACGTATTCACAACATATAATCATAGAATCAGCTATATTTCTTCATCGTTATTTAACATCAGTGATCTAACAAAACTCGGTTATACTGGCGGTGGGTTTATCGGAACATTTTTTACCGCTTTATTCAACACTGCTTTCACTTCTCTTGGAACCCATATAGTTGCCATAATTTTATTTACATCAAGCATAATTATTTTAATGAAAAATCCACTTCAAAGACTTTTTTCTTGGTCTAAAAAACGTAAAGAAGAGAAAAGAAACAGAAAGAGTTTGGATTTAGAAAAATTAAATGAAGAAAATATCAATGATAACGAAATTGAAGTACCACTAATTAAAAATCCTATTGAACAAGACGAAAAATCATTAGAGAATTATCCTTCTGAATATAAAGCTTCACCATTTAAAACTTCTTCTTTTGACCCAAAGAAAACTTTTAATACTTCTTCTAATGTCAATTCTTCTTCCCCTTATAGCAATCAAATTTTACAAGAGCCACTTGTTGAAAAAGAGGAGATTAAAAATGATGAACCGGAAGAAAAATCCCCTATCAACCTATCCGCTCATAATGATAATCCTTTTATTGCTGATGAAATAAATTATACTGATAAAACTAATATTAAAGTAGAAGAAAAATATAGTAACGTCCCTGATGTAGAAAAAGAAGAAGTGAAAGAAAAATATAATGAACCAGAAGATTCTTATGTTCGCCCTTCACCATTTAAAACTTCTTATTATAAAAATAACACTCAGATAAACTTTGTGAGCAAAGAACAACCAACTATAAAGAAAGTACCTAACCCTGCTCCTTTTGAAGATACATATAAACAACCTGAAGTTATCGAAGAAGAAGTAAATAATGAATATACAATTCCAGGATATGAAGATCGAATTAAACCAGCTCTTCCTCCATCTAACGAAAGAAAATATATTTTACCTGGTGTAGATATGCTCTCCCTTAGACAGGATGACAGCAAAAACGAAATCAATCAAACTGCAAGTTTAGAAAGAGCTAAACAGATCAATCAAGTATTTGATAATTTTAAAATTCATGCTTCAGTTATCTCATATAATATCGGGCCTTCCGTTACTAGATTTAATGTTAGAACCGACCCTGGTGTCAGAGTTAATTCTATCGCCAGCTTGACAAATGAAATTCAAGTAGCTTTATGCGGTGATAAATCAGTTCGTATAGAAACCGTTGTTCAAGGTAAAGATACTTCAGGTATCGAAGTTGGTAATAAGGAAACTACCACTGTCAATTTCCGTGATTGTTTTGCCTCATTAAACAATCAAAACGCTGATAAATTAGTTATTCCACTTGGACAAGATATTTCAAAAAATGTCATCTCTATATCGATAGATACTTTTCCACATCTATTAGTAGCTGGTACAACAGGTAGTGGTAAATCAGTTTTCATACACTCTATTATCATGACTCTTATCATGCGAAATTATCCTGATGAACTCCGCCTTATTCTCATCGACCCAAAAAGAGTTGAATTTGCTAAATACAGCAATATTCCACATCTATATTGTCCAATTATTACCGATGTAATTAAAGCTGGTCCATGTCTAGCTAAACTTTGCAATGAAATGGATCGTCGTTTCCAAATAATGGAAAGAGAAGCTGTTGTCAATATCAAAGAATATCGTCAAGCAATTAAAGATAAAAAAGATAAAGAAGTTTTACCAAATATAGTTGTCATAGTTGATGAATATGCTGATTTAGCACAAAGAAATCAAAAAGAAATTGAACCGTTAATTCAACGTATTGCTCAAAAAGCCCGTGCTTGTGGTATTTATTTAATTATCGCCACACAAAGACCAAGTGTAAATGTCATCACCGGGGATATTAAAGCAAATATTCCTTCCAGAATTGCGCTTTCTGTTTCTACATCATTCGACTCCAAAACTATTCTCGATGAAACTGGTGCTGAAACACTTCTAGGAAAGGGCGACTTATTAGCTAGAATTCCAACATCTAAATCATTGATACGTGTCCAATCAGCTTTTGTCGACAATGATGAAATTACTCGTGTTACAAATTATTTAAGACAACAACAAAAACCTGTTTTCAATCAAGAATTTTTGAACTTGAAAGCTGAGCCTGATGAAAATTCACTAAACGATGGTTCAGGCAATTATTCAATGGAACAAACCCATGAGAAAAATCGGGCTGACCCACTATATCCTAAAGTTCGGGATATGGTTCTCTCTTCCGGAGTCGCTTCATCAAGTTATCTTATGCGTATGTTCCACCTAGGATATGGAAAAGCAGCTAGTTTTCTTGATACACTAGAAGCCGATGGATACATTAAAACTATTTCTGGCGGACGAAAACAAGTCATAAAACAGCAAGATGATTTTGAAGAATAA
- a CDS encoding ribosomal protein S12 methylthiotransferase RimO (product inferred by homology to UniProt), whose amino-acid sequence MNIGLISLGCAKNQVDSEEILSYFARNSFNIVSDLSIADVIVINTCGFLAASIKEAYGVIDEAHEYGKPLVVVGCLPERNEEKLRQDKPFIDAIIPIHDYPNFSIKFQSVVDKVKLTGNIENTKRIYSTPSYQAYLKISDGCNNRCTFCMIPLIRGSFHSIPLETLKIEMDDIAKDKIQELVIISQDTTRYGTDHPELKQNICTLLKEALKHEEFKFIRLLYLYPDEITDELIDLIASNPRLTPYFDIPIQHASDSLLRAMHRRGNSEYLRNLILKIREKVPNAILRTTLIVGFPGETEEDFKCLQDFIEFAKFDHLGVFTYSREKGTPSYSLPNQIHSNIKAKRYNEIMRQQAKISYAQNKKHLGEEVEAIITGYDEDSLAYQATCYFLAPDDIDGALFVYSDKPLDVGDFVKVKIVNTSIYDFEGEVVGVISRYTKN is encoded by the coding sequence ATGAATATTGGTTTAATTTCATTAGGTTGTGCAAAAAATCAAGTTGATAGTGAAGAAATATTGTCTTATTTTGCAAGAAATAGTTTCAATATTGTATCAGACTTAAGCATTGCAGATGTCATAGTAATCAATACTTGTGGTTTTTTAGCTGCTTCAATTAAAGAAGCTTATGGTGTTATTGATGAAGCCCATGAATATGGAAAACCTCTTGTTGTTGTCGGATGTTTGCCAGAAAGAAATGAAGAAAAATTAAGACAGGATAAACCATTTATTGATGCAATTATTCCAATTCATGATTATCCTAATTTTTCAATTAAATTTCAAAGCGTTGTCGATAAGGTTAAGCTTACTGGAAATATTGAAAATACAAAAAGAATTTATTCTACACCATCATATCAAGCATATTTGAAAATTTCTGATGGTTGTAATAATCGTTGTACTTTTTGTATGATTCCTCTTATTCGTGGTAGTTTTCATTCTATTCCGTTAGAAACTTTAAAAATAGAAATGGATGATATTGCCAAGGATAAAATTCAAGAATTAGTTATTATTTCTCAAGATACAACAAGGTATGGCACTGATCATCCTGAATTAAAACAAAATATATGTACCTTATTAAAGGAAGCCTTAAAGCACGAAGAATTTAAATTCATTCGTTTGCTTTACTTATACCCTGATGAAATTACTGATGAATTAATTGATCTTATTGCTAGTAATCCTCGCTTAACTCCATATTTTGATATTCCTATTCAACATGCTTCTGATTCTTTATTAAGGGCAATGCATCGTCGTGGAAATAGTGAATATCTAAGAAATCTTATTTTGAAAATTAGAGAAAAAGTTCCTAATGCAATTTTAAGAACAACTCTAATTGTTGGGTTCCCTGGTGAAACGGAAGAAGATTTTAAATGCTTACAAGATTTTATTGAATTTGCAAAGTTTGATCACTTAGGTGTTTTCACTTATTCTCGAGAAAAAGGTACACCATCTTATAGTCTTCCAAATCAAATTCATTCGAATATTAAAGCTAAACGCTATAATGAGATAATGAGACAACAAGCTAAAATATCTTATGCACAAAATAAGAAACATTTGGGCGAAGAAGTTGAAGCGATTATCACTGGTTATGATGAAGATTCTTTAGCTTACCAAGCTACATGTTATTTTTTAGCACCAGATGATATTGATGGAGCTTTATTTGTTTATTCAGATAAACCTTTGGATGTTGGTGATTTTGTTAAAGTAAAAATTGTCAATACAAGTATTTATGATTTTGAAGGCGAAGTCGTTGGAGTTATTTCCCGTTACACTAAGAATTAA
- a CDS encoding aBC transporter related protein (product inferred by homology to UniProt), translating to MIFNKTINCYYKKYWYCFFFGILFLILVDVTQLFLPKIIGDLVDAISDKTLTSEIIAKNVLYIFLIGIAVFVGRIVWRLFINGVNYKIQSDLRKRLFIHCENLPKEFYTTHKTGGLMALLTNDVESVGETFSAGVMFLIDVVCLGSMAFIYMAQMNWALALVSAVPMVFLIFSGNILEKYETKTYEENQQAFENLSDFTTESFSGISVIKAFIKEKEQLSNFAKHADNNRKKSIAFIKLDSLYTAIINAIIYISAVLIIVIGGIFIINDVKIPGTTTMTGGNLSTFYGYFDTLVWPILAIVFLISTASRGKASCNRITELLNTKITVKDKEGLKDDNEVKGAISIRNLTFSYPDGSSPALKNINVDIKPGENIGIIGRTGSGKTTFVNTILKLYNVEDGHVFIDGKDINLWTTHKLREAIGYVAQDTFLFSCSISDNIAFSNPCLNKEKIEMAARFACVADNIKDFKEGYNTVIGERGVTLSGGQKQRISMARAIAKDPQILILDDSVSAVDSSTEKEILSNIKRLRKGKTTLIVAHRISAVEDLDHIIVLDEGSIVGFGTHSELLADNKVYQDIVKLQKLEKEVK from the coding sequence ATGATTTTTAATAAAACAATCAATTGCTATTATAAAAAATATTGGTATTGTTTTTTCTTTGGAATTTTATTTTTAATTTTGGTCGATGTTACGCAATTGTTTCTTCCAAAGATAATAGGTGATTTAGTCGATGCTATAAGTGATAAAACTTTAACATCGGAAATAATTGCTAAAAATGTTTTATATATTTTTTTAATAGGAATAGCAGTTTTTGTCGGCAGAATAGTGTGGCGTTTATTTATCAATGGCGTCAATTATAAAATTCAGTCCGATTTAAGAAAAAGGCTTTTTATTCATTGTGAAAATTTGCCTAAAGAGTTCTACACAACGCATAAGACGGGAGGTCTTATGGCATTATTAACAAATGATGTTGAATCAGTTGGAGAAACTTTTTCCGCTGGTGTTATGTTTTTAATTGATGTTGTTTGTTTAGGATCAATGGCTTTTATTTATATGGCACAAATGAATTGGGCATTAGCTTTAGTTAGTGCAGTACCGATGGTATTTTTGATTTTTTCAGGCAATATTTTAGAAAAATATGAAACAAAAACTTATGAAGAAAATCAGCAAGCTTTTGAAAATCTTTCTGATTTTACCACAGAGAGCTTTTCAGGAATTTCAGTGATAAAAGCTTTTATCAAGGAAAAAGAACAATTATCCAATTTTGCTAAACATGCAGATAATAATAGAAAAAAATCCATAGCATTTATTAAACTTGATTCGCTTTATACGGCGATAATTAATGCAATTATTTATATTTCTGCAGTTTTAATTATAGTTATAGGAGGTATTTTCATTATCAATGATGTTAAAATTCCTGGAACAACTACTATGACTGGTGGTAATTTATCGACATTCTATGGTTATTTTGATACTTTAGTTTGGCCGATTTTAGCAATAGTTTTTTTGATATCTACAGCATCAAGAGGAAAAGCTAGTTGTAATAGAATAACTGAACTATTAAATACTAAGATTACTGTAAAGGATAAAGAAGGTCTTAAAGATGATAATGAGGTTAAAGGAGCTATTTCTATTCGTAATTTAACTTTCAGTTATCCAGATGGCTCTTCTCCAGCTTTAAAAAATATTAATGTTGATATTAAACCAGGAGAAAACATTGGCATTATCGGTAGAACTGGAAGTGGAAAAACAACTTTCGTCAATACAATTTTAAAATTATATAATGTTGAAGATGGACATGTATTTATCGATGGAAAAGATATCAATTTATGGACAACACATAAACTAAGAGAAGCAATAGGTTATGTTGCACAAGATACGTTTTTGTTCTCTTGCTCTATTTCAGATAACATTGCTTTTTCTAATCCTTGCCTAAATAAAGAAAAAATTGAAATGGCAGCTAGATTTGCTTGTGTTGCTGACAACATTAAAGATTTTAAAGAAGGTTATAATACGGTTATTGGAGAAAGAGGTGTAACTCTTTCTGGTGGGCAAAAACAAAGAATTTCAATGGCAAGAGCTATTGCTAAAGATCCACAAATATTAATTTTAGATGATTCAGTAAGCGCAGTTGACTCATCAACTGAAAAAGAAATACTTTCTAATATAAAAAGATTAAGAAAAGGCAAAACAACTTTAATAGTTGCCCATCGTATTTCTGCAGTCGAAGATTTGGATCATATAATTGTTTTAGATGAAGGTAGTATTGTTGGTTTTGGCACACACTCTGAGCTACTCGCCGATAATAAAGTTTATCAAGATATTGTTAAACTCCAGAAATTAGAAAAGGAGGTTAAATAA
- a CDS encoding pullulanase type I (product inferred by homology to UniProt), whose protein sequence is MALTTNLKATLKSVDSIEVAVYKSYTSSTINFFNLYENNVFVKSLKAISKSESKSSFIYTLAIDYNFQVGKLYEITDDRLERTPLDTNILAKSKDFEKNYRYDGELGALYTKEKTTFRLFSPLASSAFVHLINANSEQLFIPMKRLNEGVYEATIEGDYEKARYTYIVKLNGEFKEAPDPYSFSLGSNSQFSYIVDLTKIKNYRSELKNNVPELHRLTDAILYELDVRDMTSLTELTNKGTYKALCTSGLTNSDGYPIGLDYIKGLGITHIQILPVYDFQTHDDDHPFSSYNWGYDPLFYFAPEGSYSSNPNDPYARLLELKELVSTYHNNGIGVIMDVVFNHVFNASSNALQVLCPDYYFRFNSDGSLSNGSGCGNDFETRNYMARKLIIDALKFFTLVYGIDGYRFDLMGIIDVDTMNLAFKELQSIKKDVIFYGEGWDMCTNLPGDKKASMYNANSIKPIGFFNDRFRDIVKGRSSESELANRGYLTGDTNYIDGFKNVFLGSSVTLAFPPLFSNPNQSINYVECHDNNTLFDKLQVCLKGQSNEDILRHLKLINAITIFSFGVPFIHAGQEYGMTKKMIGNSYNSGDDINGFDYVIAKKRIDCINYLKDAIKLKKQLPFLSSDSKKEMTDHVTFENISNGCLLIRYRINEDDYYLFINPTGNTISYQFDNYAKVIFNEAGLLDDNHFSQLIMINKYSLAVAKVTR, encoded by the coding sequence ATGGCTTTAACTACAAATTTGAAAGCTACTTTAAAAAGCGTTGATTCCATTGAAGTAGCTGTTTATAAATCCTATACGTCATCTACTATCAATTTCTTTAATCTTTATGAAAACAATGTTTTCGTAAAATCTTTAAAAGCTATCAGTAAATCTGAATCAAAATCAAGTTTTATTTACACTTTAGCTATCGACTATAATTTTCAAGTAGGAAAGCTATATGAAATAACTGATGATAGATTAGAAAGAACCCCACTTGACACTAATATTCTAGCCAAGTCTAAAGATTTTGAAAAGAATTATCGCTATGATGGAGAGCTTGGTGCTTTATATACCAAAGAAAAAACAACTTTCCGCCTTTTTTCACCTTTAGCTTCTTCAGCTTTTGTCCATTTAATAAATGCAAATTCCGAACAACTTTTCATCCCGATGAAAAGATTAAACGAAGGTGTTTACGAAGCTACTATCGAAGGCGATTATGAAAAAGCACGCTATACATATATCGTCAAATTAAATGGTGAATTTAAAGAAGCTCCTGATCCTTATAGCTTTTCATTAGGCTCTAATTCTCAATTTTCTTATATTGTAGACTTAACTAAAATTAAAAACTATCGTTCTGAATTAAAAAATAACGTTCCCGAACTCCATCGCTTAACCGATGCAATTTTATACGAATTAGATGTTCGCGATATGACATCTTTAACTGAACTAACAAATAAAGGAACATATAAAGCCTTATGTACTTCAGGTCTTACTAATTCTGATGGATATCCTATTGGACTTGATTATATAAAGGGTTTAGGAATTACTCATATACAAATCCTTCCAGTTTACGATTTTCAAACCCATGATGATGATCATCCATTTTCTTCATATAACTGGGGTTATGATCCTTTATTTTATTTTGCCCCTGAAGGATCTTATTCTTCTAATCCTAACGACCCTTATGCTCGCTTATTAGAGCTGAAAGAATTAGTTTCTACCTACCATAATAACGGAATCGGTGTAATAATGGATGTTGTCTTCAATCATGTTTTCAACGCTTCCAGCAATGCTTTACAAGTTCTTTGCCCAGATTATTATTTCCGTTTTAATTCTGATGGTTCTTTATCCAATGGTTCTGGATGTGGAAATGATTTCGAAACCAGAAACTATATGGCCAGAAAATTAATTATCGATGCATTGAAATTCTTTACTTTAGTTTATGGAATAGATGGTTACCGTTTTGATTTAATGGGCATTATCGATGTCGATACCATGAATTTAGCATTTAAAGAATTACAATCAATAAAAAAAGATGTAATCTTCTATGGTGAAGGATGGGATATGTGCACAAATCTCCCTGGTGATAAAAAAGCTAGTATGTATAATGCAAATAGTATCAAACCTATAGGCTTTTTCAATGATCGCTTTAGAGATATTGTCAAAGGTCGTTCTTCGGAATCAGAATTAGCAAATCGCGGATATTTAACAGGTGATACAAATTATATTGATGGCTTTAAAAACGTTTTCCTTGGTTCAAGTGTAACTCTAGCTTTCCCACCATTATTCTCTAATCCAAATCAATCAATAAATTATGTTGAATGTCACGATAACAATACATTGTTTGATAAATTGCAAGTTTGTTTAAAAGGACAATCAAACGAAGATATTCTTCGTCATTTAAAACTAATTAACGCTATAACTATATTTTCTTTTGGTGTTCCATTTATTCATGCCGGTCAGGAATATGGAATGACAAAGAAAATGATTGGAAATTCATATAATTCAGGCGATGATATCAATGGTTTTGATTATGTCATAGCCAAAAAAAGAATCGATTGCATCAATTATTTAAAGGATGCTATAAAATTAAAAAAACAATTACCATTCCTTTCATCAGACAGCAAGAAAGAAATGACCGATCATGTAACATTCGAAAATATTTCTAATGGTTGCTTATTAATTCGCTATAGAATTAATGAAGATGATTATTATCTTTTTATAAATCCAACAGGAAATACAATTTCTTATCAATTTGACAACTATGCCAAAGTAATCTTTAATGAAGCTGGACTTCTTGATGACAATCATTTTTCTCAATTAATTATGATAAATAAATATTCTTTAGCTGTTGCTAAAGTCACGAGGTAA